The window ATCGAAGCGCGGACCGAAGTGAACAAGGCCCGCCGTACGCGCGTTCGCACCTACCTGCGCAAGTTCCAGGAAGCCCTGACGGGCGGAGACGTCGAAGCCGCCAAGAGCGCCTTCATCACGGCTCAGTCGGAACTGATGCGCGCCGTGTCGAAGGGCGTG of the Brevundimonas pondensis genome contains:
- the rpsT gene encoding 30S ribosomal protein S20 → MANNAGARKAIRKIEARTEVNKARRTRVRTYLRKFQEALTGGDVEAAKSAFITAQSELMRAVSKGVVHKNTGSRKVSRLAAQLKKLSAA